In a genomic window of Novosphingobium sp. KA1:
- a CDS encoding FAD-binding oxidoreductase, translating into MSSPAIPLTETRDLRTGTVPWRATDWRAPNSGSIPTAPVDVAILGSGIMGSILADRLAASGRSVAICDRRVPGTGSTAASTAQLMWAMDVPLAVLSERLGEKEAARRWLRVFAAVERFGRRLDEAGGDLKQDVPTLYLEGKLLEGGALAQEAALHRRHGLPSRYLSAPQVAGRFAIAPRAGIVSSGTFAMDPVRTCHALLARAQAREACLVYPIDIASLHPNAHGIELASSDGRSFTARDVILATGYERARLFLPEAFSLLSTFAIATPPHAVPLWNERAMIWEASDPYLYVRVGPEGRIIAGGEDVELADADTRDELLAAKAGAISARLAKALGQESIAWDRAWAATFGNSPDGLPAIGAARGMDHLWLASGFGGNGIAFAALAAELLAAAICGTPDDDAECFDPYRFEA; encoded by the coding sequence ATGAGCAGCCCCGCCATCCCCCTTACGGAAACGCGTGACCTAAGGACGGGTACCGTTCCGTGGCGAGCCACCGATTGGCGTGCGCCGAACTCAGGCAGCATACCCACCGCGCCGGTTGACGTCGCCATTCTTGGCAGCGGCATAATGGGCTCGATCCTGGCGGATCGCCTTGCTGCAAGTGGCAGGAGCGTTGCCATATGCGATCGCCGGGTGCCGGGAACCGGCAGCACAGCAGCTTCCACGGCCCAACTGATGTGGGCCATGGATGTTCCGCTTGCCGTTCTCTCGGAAAGACTGGGCGAAAAAGAAGCGGCGAGACGATGGCTGCGTGTCTTTGCCGCCGTAGAGCGGTTCGGTCGGCGCCTCGATGAAGCTGGAGGAGACCTCAAGCAAGACGTGCCGACACTCTACCTCGAAGGCAAATTGCTTGAAGGCGGCGCGCTTGCGCAGGAAGCGGCGCTGCACCGAAGACACGGACTGCCTTCGCGGTATCTTTCCGCGCCGCAAGTCGCGGGACGTTTTGCCATCGCGCCAAGAGCAGGGATAGTCTCGTCGGGCACGTTTGCGATGGATCCTGTTCGGACTTGCCATGCCTTGCTGGCGCGCGCGCAGGCACGAGAGGCCTGCCTGGTCTATCCGATCGATATCGCCTCGCTTCATCCGAATGCTCACGGTATCGAACTGGCGAGCTCCGATGGCCGCAGCTTTACCGCCAGGGATGTGATCCTCGCCACCGGTTACGAAAGGGCGCGGCTCTTCCTGCCGGAGGCATTTTCCCTCCTCTCGACCTTCGCGATCGCGACGCCGCCGCATGCCGTTCCTCTTTGGAACGAGCGCGCGATGATCTGGGAAGCAAGCGATCCCTACCTCTACGTGCGGGTTGGCCCGGAAGGAAGGATCATTGCCGGAGGCGAGGACGTGGAACTCGCCGATGCGGACACGCGGGACGAGCTTCTGGCAGCGAAAGCAGGAGCGATATCCGCCAGGCTGGCCAAGGCGCTGGGACAAGAGAGCATCGCCTGGGACCGGGCATGGGCCGCCACTTTCGGGAATTCGCCCGACGGCCTCCCCGCGATCGGCGCGGCAAGAGGCATGGATCATCTATGGTTAGCCTCGGGCTTCGGAGGCAATGGCATTGCATTTGCGGCACTCGCCGCGGAACTGCTTGCTGCCGCCATCTGCGGCACGCCCGATGATGATGCCGAATGCTTTGA